A DNA window from Peromyscus leucopus breed LL Stock chromosome 3, UCI_PerLeu_2.1, whole genome shotgun sequence contains the following coding sequences:
- the Tmem106b gene encoding transmembrane protein 106B, with protein MGKSLSHLPLHSNKEDGYDGVTSTDNMRNGLVSSEVQNEDGRNGDVSQFPYVEFTGRDSVTCPTCQGTGRIPRGQENQLVALIPYSDQRLRPRRTKLYVMASVSVCLLLSGLAVFFLFPRSIDVKYIGVKSAYVSYDFQKRTIYLNITNTLNITNNNYYSVEVENITAQVQFSKTVIGKARLNNITNIGPLDMKQIDYTVPTVIAEEMSYMYDFCTLISIKVHNIVLMMQVTVTTTYFGHSEQISQERYQYVDCGRNTTYQLAQSEYLNVLQPQQ; from the exons ATGGGAAAGTCTCTTTCTCATTTACCTTTGCATTCAAATAAAGAAGATGGTTATGATGGGGTCACCTCGACAGACAACATGAGGAACGGGTTGGTTAGCAGCGAAGTCCAGAATGAAGATGGAAGAAACGGAGATGTCTCTCAGTTTCCGTATGTGGAATTTACTGGAAGAGACAGCGTCACTTGTCCCACTTGCCAAGGAACAGGAAGAATTCCTAGGG GGCAAGAAAACCAACTGGTGGCATTGATCCCGTATAGTGATCAGCGGTTACGGCCAAGAAGAAC aaagctgTATGTGATGgcatctgtgtctgtctgcctgctcctGTCTGGATTGgctgtgtttttccttttcccgCGATCTATTGACGTGAAGTATATTGGTGTAAAATCAGCCTATGTCAGTTACGATTTTCAAAAGCGAaccatatatttaaatatcacG AACACACTAAATATAACAAACAATAACTATTACTCTGTTGAAGTTGAAAACATCACTGCTCAAGTTCAGTTTTCAAAAACGGTTATTGGAAAGGCACGCTTAAACAACATAACTAACATTGGCCCACTTGATATGAAGCAG ATTGATTATACAGTACCCACAGTTATTGCTGAGGAAATGAGTTACATGTA CGATTTCTGTACACTGATCTCCATCAAAGTACACAACATAGTACTCATGATGCA GGTAACTGTAACAACGACATACTTTGGACACTCTGAGCAGATATCTCAGGAGAGGTACCAGTATGTCGACTGCGGAAGGAACACCACTTACCAGTTGGCCCAGTCTGAGTATCTCAATGTACTTCAGCCACAACAGTGA